A part of Helicobacter fennelliae genomic DNA contains:
- a CDS encoding epoxyqueuosine reductase QueH: MLVHICCSVDSHYFLSELKKKYPDEDFVGFFYNPNIHPKSEYDLRLSDVQRSCDMLGIRLIEGAYNDRHWFVGVRGMENEPEKGERCLKCFDIRLTESAKKAQELGEQKFTTTLLSSPMKEQEILYKQGDQIGMQMGLDFIKVNVRSNGGVQRQNELAKQDNLYRQNYCGCTFALSQQRQKQNRLSLEMISDIGGRKLPGSIEERQEIFALRDMLEKNNQHYILTQRKKITWRLLSGKISQNGNVIPSYILAHSDSKDCKSGQIFWGYTQIATQTFHNATHNTTSQNPPLCQKLLIGISKKDDSVYLTLDSLNTLAQTSYKDIVDMLYNPLSYECELHIRKIICGDESINPIIIIENPIYDNVKITIQSVFQEEKIFQVVDFVDFNQR, from the coding sequence ATGCTCGTGCATATTTGCTGCTCGGTGGATAGTCATTATTTTTTAAGTGAGCTTAAAAAGAAATATCCAGATGAAGATTTTGTGGGATTTTTTTATAATCCAAACATACACCCAAAATCTGAATATGATTTGCGGCTAAGTGATGTGCAAAGAAGCTGTGATATGCTTGGTATCCGACTTATCGAGGGTGCATATAATGATAGGCATTGGTTTGTGGGCGTAAGGGGAATGGAAAATGAGCCAGAAAAAGGCGAGAGGTGCTTGAAATGTTTTGACATTCGGCTCACAGAAAGTGCCAAAAAAGCCCAAGAATTAGGAGAGCAAAAATTTACAACCACTTTGCTTTCGAGTCCCATGAAAGAGCAAGAGATTCTCTACAAGCAAGGCGATCAAATCGGTATGCAAATGGGCTTAGATTTTATCAAAGTCAATGTCCGATCTAATGGTGGCGTCCAGCGACAAAATGAACTTGCAAAGCAAGATAATTTATATAGACAGAATTATTGTGGTTGCACCTTTGCACTTTCTCAGCAAAGACAAAAGCAAAACCGCTTGAGTCTCGAGATGATAAGCGATATAGGAGGCAGAAAACTACCCGGAAGTATTGAGGAAAGACAAGAGATTTTTGCGTTGCGTGATATGCTTGAAAAAAACAATCAGCACTATATCCTCACTCAAAGAAAAAAAATCACTTGGAGGCTTTTATCAGGCAAAATCTCACAAAATGGCAATGTCATACCAAGCTATATTTTGGCACATTCAGATTCTAAGGATTGTAAATCAGGGCAAATATTTTGGGGTTATACTCAAATTGCAACTCAAACATTTCACAATGCTACCCATAATACCACATCTCAAAACCCCCCACTTTGTCAAAAGCTCTTAATCGGAATCAGCAAAAAAGATGATAGTGTGTATTTGACGCTGGATTCTTTGAATACTTTGGCACAAACATCATACAAAGATATTGTCGATATGCTTTATAATCCGCTATCTTATGAATGCGAATTGCATATACGAAAAATCATCTGTGGCGATGAGAGCATAAATCCTATAATTATCATAGAAAACCCCATATACGATAATGTAAAAATTACAATACAAAGTGTTTTTCAAGAAGAAAAAATCTTTCAAGTTGTAGATTTTGTAGATTTCAATCAAAGATGA
- the rlmN gene encoding 23S rRNA (adenine(2503)-C(2))-methyltransferase RlmN — protein MNTKNIYSYSLSDLSAICSPSFRAKQLYNWLYVKYEKDFLAMQNLPKTLREQLSQEFSAQNLECIAQEHSVDGTKKYLFKTKDGHTFESVFLKMKDKKIDQNGKILESEKYTFCISSQIGCKVGCAFCSTAKGGFIRNLDSGEIVEQVVNLKKFNKIPPEKRVNIVYMGMGEPLHNFDNVVKAIQIIAELDGLSISPKRQTISTSGISPFIDKLGELKLSVQLAISLHAVDDELRSQLIPMNKTYNIENIIEAVKKFPIDTRKKVMFEYLVIKDINDDLTSAKKLLKLLNGISAKVNLILFNPHARTKFQRPDIQKVRVFADFLTNKGLLATIRESRGIDISAACGQLREKKIHLDDCVSHETTYKTTIKE, from the coding sequence ATGAATACAAAAAATATTTATAGTTATTCTTTATCTGATTTGTCTGCCATTTGCTCTCCTTCATTTCGAGCCAAACAGCTTTATAATTGGCTCTATGTAAAATATGAAAAAGATTTTTTGGCAATGCAGAATTTACCAAAGACATTGCGGGAGCAATTAAGCCAAGAGTTTTCAGCTCAGAATCTTGAATGTATAGCCCAAGAGCATAGTGTCGATGGGACAAAAAAATATTTATTCAAAACAAAAGATGGACATACTTTTGAGAGCGTTTTTCTCAAAATGAAAGATAAAAAAATCGATCAAAATGGAAAAATATTGGAAAGCGAAAAATATACTTTTTGTATTTCAAGTCAAATTGGTTGCAAAGTCGGCTGTGCTTTTTGCTCGACAGCAAAAGGTGGATTTATAAGAAATTTAGATTCTGGTGAGATTGTCGAGCAAGTTGTCAATCTCAAAAAGTTTAATAAGATTCCACCAGAAAAGAGAGTCAATATAGTCTATATGGGAATGGGTGAGCCGTTGCATAATTTTGATAATGTAGTCAAAGCTATACAAATCATCGCTGAGCTTGACGGGCTTTCTATATCTCCAAAAAGACAAACTATATCGACAAGCGGAATCAGCCCCTTTATAGATAAATTAGGTGAGCTCAAGCTTAGCGTGCAGCTTGCGATTTCTTTGCATGCGGTTGATGATGAGCTACGTTCACAGCTTATTCCTATGAATAAAACATACAATATTGAAAATATTATTGAGGCAGTGAAGAAGTTTCCTATCGATACGAGAAAAAAAGTTATGTTTGAGTATTTGGTGATTAAAGACATCAATGATGATCTTACAAGTGCAAAAAAACTCCTTAAGCTCCTCAATGGAATCAGCGCAAAAGTCAATCTTATTTTGTTTAATCCTCATGCTCGCACCAAATTCCAGCGACCCGATATACAAAAAGTGAGGGTATTTGCAGATTTTTTGACAAATAAGGGATTGCTTGCTACTATTCGAGAATCTAGAGGGATTGATATTTCCGCTGCTTGTGGGCAACTTCGTGAGAAAAAAATCCATCTTGATGATTGCGTTTCACATGAAACAACTTATAAAACAACGATAAAGGAGTAA
- a CDS encoding purine-nucleoside phosphorylase: MLICAGRNEMIKYAIPIGVGLVEASIGLTQLCLKENVKQVTFVGTAGSYSYDIPLLSICTSTQATQIESGFLFGECYTPLENCIAIESQPGVSHETYSHILVNSSNYITTNSNVSNKMTNAGIFIENMEFFAVLRVAQEFYIPACGIFCITNYCNENAHRDFLINQSCAKIELEKYIANEYKKYL; the protein is encoded by the coding sequence ATGTTAATTTGCGCTGGACGAAATGAAATGATTAAATATGCCATACCGATTGGTGTTGGACTTGTCGAGGCAAGTATCGGACTGACTCAGCTTTGTCTCAAAGAAAATGTCAAGCAAGTTACTTTTGTCGGCACAGCAGGATCGTATTCTTATGATATTCCATTGCTTTCTATTTGCACGAGCACTCAAGCGACCCAAATCGAATCAGGTTTTTTATTTGGAGAGTGTTATACACCGCTTGAAAATTGCATAGCGATTGAGAGTCAGCCCGGAGTTTCACATGAAACATATTCTCATATTTTAGTCAATTCTTCAAACTACATCACGACCAATTCTAATGTATCCAACAAAATGACAAATGCTGGAATCTTTATAGAAAATATGGAATTTTTTGCTGTTTTGAGAGTGGCACAGGAATTTTATATTCCTGCTTGTGGAATTTTTTGTATCACAAATTATTGCAATGAAAATGCGCATAGAGATTTTTTGATTAATCAAAGTTGCGCAAAAATTGAGCTTGAGAAATACATAGCAAATGAATACAAAAAATATTTATAG
- the hisF gene encoding imidazole glycerol phosphate synthase subunit HisF, producing MDNLARRIIPCLDIKNGSVVKGVNFVGLKDMGDPVALAQFYNDAGADEIVILDITATFEHRKIIVELIKQISKYVYIPLTIGGGIRDLEDMYLLLDAGADKISLNSAAIQNPDLITQGAKRFGSQCIVVAIDVRSAVDSDKLDSAKQIKKEVYIKGGRENTHVEMCAWAKICEDKGAGEFLLTSMDTDGTKQGYDLETLKQMRQSTSRPIIASGGAGKKEDIAEIFKANLADAALAASIFHNNEISIHDLKIFLKQQNIPIRI from the coding sequence ATGGATAATCTTGCTCGGAGAATTATTCCTTGTTTAGATATTAAAAATGGTTCTGTTGTAAAGGGTGTGAATTTTGTCGGCTTAAAAGATATGGGCGATCCTGTCGCATTGGCACAATTTTATAATGACGCTGGAGCAGATGAGATTGTGATTTTGGATATTACAGCGACTTTTGAGCATAGAAAGATCATCGTGGAGCTGATTAAACAGATTTCTAAATATGTCTATATTCCGCTGACTATTGGTGGGGGCATTAGAGATTTGGAGGATATGTATTTGCTTCTTGATGCGGGGGCTGATAAGATAAGCTTAAATAGCGCAGCAATCCAGAATCCAGATCTCATCACGCAAGGTGCGAAGCGATTTGGCTCTCAATGTATCGTTGTCGCGATTGATGTGCGAAGTGCGGTAGATTCTGATAAGTTAGATTCTGCAAAACAAATCAAAAAAGAAGTCTATATCAAAGGCGGGCGTGAAAATACACATGTTGAAATGTGTGCTTGGGCAAAAATTTGTGAGGACAAAGGAGCGGGAGAGTTTTTATTGACGAGTATGGATACTGATGGCACAAAGCAAGGCTATGATCTTGAGACATTGAAGCAAATGAGGCAAAGCACAAGTCGTCCGATTATCGCTTCTGGTGGAGCGGGCAAAAAGGAAGATATTGCAGAAATTTTTAAGGCAAATCTTGCTGATGCCGCATTGGCAGCGAGTATTTTTCATAATAATGAAATCTCTATACACGATTTAAAAATATTCCTCAAACAACAAAATATTCCCATAAGGATTTGA
- the rsmA gene encoding 16S rRNA (adenine(1518)-N(6)/adenine(1519)-N(6))-dimethyltransferase RsmA, with protein sequence MILQPEAKKYFGQNFLKDSAALDRIVQSVSDIRENNKLIEIGVGLGDLSERLLRLSSLKTYEIDTNLCSFVLRKFQKSHKDMKNNFTLIECDVLSLPFQEGWLENEKYILVSNLPYYIATRIVINVIKDPLCRGFVVMTQKEVAQKFCANEADKQFCALSVLAQSVGEVQILFDVAPECFEPMPKVFSSVFKLTKSDETRIEAGFENMLKIAFNAPRKKLLNNLATQYDKPKLESIFTQLGISLDKRPHEVSTQNYHHIYQYIKD encoded by the coding sequence TTGATACTGCAACCTGAAGCTAAAAAATACTTTGGGCAGAATTTCTTAAAAGATTCTGCCGCTCTTGATAGGATCGTCCAATCGGTCTCCGATATACGAGAAAATAATAAACTCATAGAAATCGGGGTTGGCTTGGGTGATTTATCAGAAAGGCTATTGAGACTCTCGAGTCTAAAGACTTACGAAATCGATACCAATCTGTGTTCTTTTGTTTTGCGTAAATTTCAAAAATCACACAAAGATATGAAAAATAATTTCACATTAATCGAATGTGATGTGCTTTCACTTCCATTTCAGGAAGGTTGGCTTGAAAATGAAAAATATATTTTAGTATCTAATTTGCCATACTATATCGCGACACGAATTGTTATCAATGTCATCAAAGATCCATTATGCAGAGGATTTGTTGTGATGACACAAAAAGAAGTAGCTCAAAAATTTTGTGCGAATGAAGCAGATAAGCAATTTTGTGCTTTAAGTGTTTTGGCACAAAGTGTCGGAGAAGTGCAGATTCTCTTTGATGTGGCACCAGAGTGTTTTGAGCCTATGCCAAAAGTTTTTTCATCAGTATTTAAACTAACCAAATCCGATGAAACGCGCATTGAAGCAGGATTTGAAAATATGCTCAAAATCGCTTTTAATGCGCCTCGAAAAAAGCTACTCAATAATCTAGCGACACAATATGACAAACCAAAACTAGAATCTATTTTTACACAATTAGGTATTTCGCTTGATAAAAGACCGCACGAAGTTTCTACGCAAAACTATCACCATATTTACCAATACATAAAGGATTAG
- a CDS encoding ribonuclease J, protein MNEPNQNNEPKKRFFRPKFKKPDSQHTETTKEAQPTQKRQWPNKKPHSQSQTHSGAREVQGSNERGNLAFHKDLKKGVETNTRIQKNSLNPHNKLDLNTKAKVRITPLGGLGEIGGNMMVMETENSAIIIDVGMSFPEENMHGVDILIPDFSYLQTIKDKIAGVVITHAHEDHIGAVPYLFKELQFPLYGTPLALGMIGNKFDEHGLKKFRSYFRVVQKRQPIQIGDFEIEWIHITHSIIDSSALAIKTEAGLIIHTGDFKIDHTPIDNLPTDLHRLAHYGEQGVMLLLSDSTNSHKTGCTQSEAVVGPTFDALFKNASGRVIMSTFSSNIHRVYQAITYGIKYNRKVSVIGRSMEKNIDIARELGYINLPSNIFIEAHEIEKYPDNEVLIVTTGSQGETMSALYRMATDEHRHVKIKPSDLIILSAKAIPGNEGSVSAVLNFLMKAGASVAYQDFSEIHVSGHAAQEEQKLMLRLIKPKFFLPVHGEYNHVAKHKDTAIKCGVLEKNIYLMEDGDQIEVNPSYMRKVRNVKSGKIFIDNQANKEIDNLTVQDRNDLAQSGMVSIVLFINKNEQKIRSLELQTIGVVSTKEQKETHKEIEGTLEMAIRSMKKETLNDKKLLENEVRNLIRKFLFKKIKKYPIILTHIFTA, encoded by the coding sequence ATGAATGAACCAAACCAAAATAACGAACCAAAAAAAAGATTTTTTCGTCCAAAATTTAAAAAGCCAGATTCTCAGCATACAGAGACAACTAAAGAAGCGCAACCTACGCAAAAAAGACAATGGCCAAACAAAAAGCCACATTCCCAAAGCCAAACCCATAGTGGCGCAAGAGAAGTGCAAGGAAGCAATGAAAGAGGCAATCTTGCATTCCATAAAGATCTCAAAAAAGGCGTTGAAACCAACACTAGAATCCAAAAAAACAGCCTCAATCCACATAACAAACTTGATCTCAACACCAAAGCAAAAGTAAGGATAACTCCTCTTGGTGGATTGGGTGAAATCGGCGGAAATATGATGGTAATGGAGACAGAAAATTCTGCGATAATAATTGATGTCGGAATGAGCTTTCCTGAAGAAAATATGCATGGAGTGGATATTTTGATTCCTGATTTTAGTTATTTGCAAACCATCAAAGACAAAATCGCTGGCGTTGTCATCACTCACGCACACGAAGATCACATTGGAGCTGTGCCATATTTATTCAAAGAATTGCAGTTTCCGCTTTATGGGACACCTTTGGCTCTTGGAATGATTGGCAATAAATTTGATGAGCATGGACTTAAAAAATTTCGATCATATTTTCGAGTCGTCCAAAAACGCCAACCCATTCAAATCGGAGATTTTGAGATTGAGTGGATTCACATCACGCACTCTATCATTGACTCATCAGCACTTGCTATCAAAACAGAAGCTGGGCTCATCATACACACTGGGGATTTCAAAATCGATCATACACCAATTGATAATCTTCCTACTGATCTTCACAGACTCGCACATTATGGCGAGCAGGGCGTTATGCTACTTTTAAGTGATTCGACCAATTCACACAAAACCGGTTGCACGCAAAGTGAAGCTGTGGTTGGACCGACATTTGATGCGCTATTTAAAAACGCAAGCGGAAGAGTGATTATGAGCACCTTTAGCTCAAATATCCACCGCGTCTATCAAGCCATAACTTATGGTATCAAATACAATAGAAAAGTCTCTGTCATAGGGCGATCAATGGAAAAAAATATCGACATCGCACGAGAGCTTGGCTATATTAATCTTCCAAGCAATATTTTTATCGAGGCACACGAGATTGAAAAATACCCTGATAATGAAGTGCTTATCGTAACTACCGGCTCACAAGGCGAGACAATGAGCGCATTATACAGAATGGCAACTGATGAACATCGCCATGTCAAAATCAAACCAAGCGATCTTATCATTCTTTCTGCCAAAGCCATTCCGGGCAATGAAGGTTCAGTCTCAGCGGTGCTTAATTTTCTTATGAAAGCAGGAGCGAGTGTCGCATATCAAGATTTCAGCGAAATCCATGTCAGCGGGCATGCCGCACAAGAAGAGCAAAAACTTATGTTGCGTTTGATTAAGCCAAAATTTTTCCTTCCTGTGCATGGCGAATACAACCATGTCGCCAAACACAAAGATACTGCAATCAAATGTGGGGTGCTTGAAAAAAACATATATCTTATGGAAGATGGCGATCAAATCGAGGTCAATCCAAGCTATATGCGCAAAGTGCGTAATGTAAAATCTGGCAAAATCTTTATCGATAATCAAGCCAATAAAGAAATCGATAATCTCACAGTCCAAGATCGAAATGATCTCGCACAATCTGGAATGGTTAGCATAGTTTTATTTATCAACAAAAACGAGCAAAAAATCCGATCACTAGAGCTTCAAACAATCGGCGTAGTCAGCACAAAAGAGCAAAAAGAAACGCACAAAGAGATAGAAGGCACACTTGAAATGGCTATCCGAAGTATGAAAAAAGAAACGCTTAATGACAAAAAATTGCTTGAAAACGAAGTGCGCAATTTG